One Rhinolophus ferrumequinum isolate MPI-CBG mRhiFer1 chromosome 10, mRhiFer1_v1.p, whole genome shotgun sequence genomic window, gtatattttaaaaatgagattcctTAATATATGTTTATGCAGTTAAAACACAggattaaaatttattattagtCACTTAATGGAAGTTAATGGTGAGTTTATAAATGAAGTGCTGGCTTACTTTGATATACTttaaaagcaaccaaaaaaaTAGAGTTCTATGTATTTATAAAGTgcaaaataagttattttagtAATTCTCAAATGTAGTTCTTCCAGATGCATTTAATCCTAAATATACTTgtagaaacaatatttttctgcTAAGTCAGGTATGTCTAACTTATCCATCTTATGTGTAAAAACTATACTGACTGAAGTATTCCATgctttataaaaagataaaagacggTTAAGATATAGAAACAGTGtaaagtatttttgtatttttaatattcttcacTCGGAGggttattttcagtgaaaatatcTCGTCTGCCaaacaaaccaaagcaaaaaggcacaaaacaaaaataattatatgaaatacTCATTCACTGAAAATGGATGCATTGCAGAATTAACGACAGAAAGACATTGTTGATAAATTTACAAATAGGAAATTCTCTATGTAGATGAAATAGCTTGAAGAGATTATTGCAAAGAAGTTGTCACTGAGGAAGACTGGTATGAATCCACCAATTTTTCCTAAAGTGAGGGACACTGTCCCAATGTACTGTACAAAACAAAATTGTTTCCCCCAATGTGCACTGGTCCTTGACTGGTATATAGTGTACATATTTAACGTAAAATTGAATAATGCTTTactataataaacagaaaaataggcTTAAAATTACAACTTTTTAGAAAGCtataaataaggtaaaataatttgCAAGGAATATAACCATACTTTTTAACAGACTATGGAGTCTAACACACTCATATGTCAAAATACTTCATAATACTAAGATTACCTTAGACATTTAAATACGGTAAAAGTTAACGACTATAATAAAGTGTTAAAGTTTAAATGAAGCTTGTAGGGAAGAAAAAAGGTATATTTGGTAGGCTTTCCATTCCATATAAAAGcttaaattttcagaatttaaaataaaagtgatttttcatATAACAACACTTCACTTCTGGGGAAGATATTTTCAACTGGCTAATATTAATAAGAtgacaatgaaggaaaaaagtaatgaacactttattcaacattaaataaaattggtGCAGTGAAGTGTCagataaaagaatattaacaaaatattcatgtttacttaaatatgtattaatataaatttgtattaatataaatttaaccTTATGTAAAATTTAGAGGCACTAGGTTTAGTGTGAAATAAAGTTATAGCTCGATTGTTGTTTTATgtagcatttcattttaatttcctgttttaaagTTATCATAATACtatattaaaagtatataaaatttgtaataaGCATAGGAACTTCAAATTCTTTTTGTTAATTGGCAACTCTGGTGGAGCATGAAGTATCACTCTTTCTCAgtagtttcattttaaacaagtcatcctcaaatgtaaaaatagcaaattgcattaaaatttatataagacatttttagcTTCTCATATAGGAAAAGCTATAAGTAGCTTCCATGGCACATGTCACAACAAACagctttgaatatattctctggtAAGACACCATCATAGAGATAAAAGATACAGCCTATACTGACTTACTGTTTAAAATGTACCACCAGAAGTTTTAggcttaacaacaacaaaaaataagcaaaaattgcCCAAAAACTTGAGTGATAAATTCTGATATCCTTTACTGCCTCCAAGttgaaaagtattttgtttatttctcctgaTTTTACTTCTTAACACTTGCCACAAAATCTTAGTTCTAAAACTCTGACTATACATTAACTacttaattcatatttttccaaACTGAAATAAGGATGATAGCTTGGCAATGATTAGAGTCctgtaaatatctattaaaacTTTGCTATTTTTACAGAATAATTGTTAATCTACTTTGGTCTATTAATTTCAAGCTCCAGTTCAAGGtacaaatatgttttcatgtctAATTGGTCATAagctcaacttttaaaaatacaaagttataTATCTGTTGGATTTTTAACAGACACATTTTTAGGTCTTGACATATAAATATTGATGGGCAGATTGACTTCATAGTTTAAATCAGAAAGCATGTTAATAGAGGAAGTTTTTTGAAAGTCAATCCTTCTGTTGCTATAGCTAATGAGTTTCTGAAGGCGGAAAACAATCTTACAAACTGGCAAATTCTCTCTCATCTGATCCATGCATTTTATattctacagaaaaataaaatacatgatacCAGCCCTGTAAGTGAACTGTTAAGATTTGAAACTCAGCACGCACactgtaaaatgttttttcttttttcttaaatatagcTAATTGTaccacaaaggagaaaaaaaatctgacagaAATCAAATTTTCCACAATAATAGTTTTGATAACTCTTAAGAAAATATCTTATGATTTAAATTCTTGTATTCCTTATTCAAACAACTTGTAAAAACGTGTCACTACTATCACTGCTCCaagtaatacaaaataaaatgtaagaacttCAAGACTCATGGTTTAACATTAcaagtggtttttttgttttgttttgttttgttttgtttggaagaAGTTATTAGGAAGTTAAACACAATTGGCAAAAATAAGTCACTCTTCTCTAGATATGAAAAAATTATGTAGCCCAAGATAATAATACCAAAGCCAATAATTTACTAGTCCAggtaaactattttttctttatcattttccatATTCTTGCTCAGATGCCTAGTGATTTAGACATAAAAATACAAACCTACAAGTTATTTATGGTTTGTTTGGTGTATCAAAGAAATTATATAATATCCAAAgaccaaaaaccaaaccaaaccactTTTTAGTAGGATTTAAGTGGTTAAGCATTGGCTGTACAAAATACAAAAGGGAAATGTACTAAACTtggagggaaatgagaaaaattattttcaaagctcGAGAAAATAGCTACAGAAGATTACTTGTTCACTGGTAATACTGCAGATTTTGTGTAATTAATAAACAATTAGATAATAACAGTTTTAGTgcactgttctttttctattagATATTTCATCCATTATCTAAAATTATGCCTTTCACACacagcaggcattcaataaacattttgaatgacTATACACATTCaaagaaattaatttgtaaataaagtttgcTTGATTGTATTTGTCCATTTGACATACAGAATCAGACTATTTTAATTTGCCCATCAGAGACATATATTATTGAACATCCCCAGTTTCATTGAGATACACGCTTTCCAAATAAAACTAAACACCACATCGCTGGCATATTCTGTAACACATAACACAGTGTTTTACATACATACCAATTCCTCATTTCACTTCGGCAATTTTCAAGTGTTGATGAATTACTAGTTGCCAAAGAAGTCATGCTATGTACAATAAACCTTCAGTTTAAATAAAGGATAAGCTTGCTGTTAACAACTTAGTTTGAAATGTTAACAACCTTTACGCTGTTAACATAACAACTGGCCATTAATGTGGTAATGACCGATTTAAGAGGAAACTGTACTCTGAGAAATGAATATATTGGCAATTAGGACCAgggttttatatttgaaagtatgaattttttaataagTCAACAAGCATTAAAAGTTTAAGCTATCAGACATTAAGTCCAAGTTCTATCACAAACAGCAACATGTAGACTCTTAGAGATGGATAAGAGCTTCTGATATGAAAACTATTACAAAAATTCCCTTCAACAAAACACTTCCTTGAGATATCAAATAGCAATTGAACatcatatttttattaccataaagaagaataaaataagtcTAAGTTTACTTTCTCTGCTCCATACCACATTGACAACTGCAAAACAGCTTCACTCAGGACACaggtatttcattaaaaaatttatatttttgatttttaaaatccagagaTTTCAGGAGATCTtcattaaattttacttaattctgTCTTTATTGCTTATTGGGACACCTTAAATTTGCCCAGACTATATAAACTTCTTTTTTTGGAATTGTTGTTATGTAATTCCACTTTGAGATACTGAAGCTGTAaacaaatgtaaaagtaaaaaaaaaaaaaaaaaaaaaaaaagagtcaaaaagCCATGACTACCGGTTAGTCAAGATAAAGTGAAACTAGGAAGTGATGTTAAATCACTAAGGGCAAATACAAATGCTTTATGTGGAAATGAGGCTATAATTTACAATGAGCAGaggagaaatttttatttcaaagggaAAAGTTCAAAGACTGCAGTTCTAAAAGAATATATGCAATAAGTTAATTCTGATTAGTTGTGCCACCACAATGAGGAAATCCTGGCTATAGAGATTCACTTCCCATTGTTGGCACCTTGCACGTTATTTTGTGCCCTCAGAACACAGAAAAGTAGTAACAAGTGGTCACAATCAGTCAGAAGGCTGTCAGATGAGGCAGACCTAAGAAGGGGAAAGAGTAGAATCTGAGAAATAGTACTGACTGGATTCACACTCTTGTAACTACCATTAATCAGACAGCATGTTTTTATATATCAAGATTAAATCAGACTGAAAATAACTGAATTACATACTAAGAAGCACCAAATTTCCTAGAAAGTACCTTCTCAAATGACCAAGACAGTTGAGGAGTTAGGGCGGATTGATAAATTTTGtgtcatagggaaaaaaaaaaaattaaataaatcacttaATGTCAGGCTAGAAAAATGATTAATTGTATCAAATATGAAAACCCAAATGATGCCATATATCATTGCTCTAATTTGATAGACCCCACTTTATTAATATAAGTAATTTGCAGGTGAATGAAATCACAAAGTTCCCTGGAAAGcaaaataatctttcttaaataGAAGTTCATGTGTTGAGTATTCAATTCTGGGAAACAAGTTTAGTCAGCCTCATGGCTTTATAAGGAAGAACATTTGCATTGTCCTGAAACTGTTCAGATGTTTACAGTTTGGAGAGTGGCTATCATTTCCCCACAATGATGGAGATCTTTCTTAATTTCCATAAAGCTACTGGCAAGTCTGAGACTGTTAATGCTCAGTGATGTCTTTGAGACGACCACTTGGAATGCCATGGGGGAAAGATATAGTCACACTCGGGGCAAGTTTTCAAAATTGTGCAATAAAAATACTACTATATACCAGTTGAGAATTTCAAACAGACATTGTCTGACAAATCTGAAACAGAATGATAGCTGAATATTTTGTGTTATGCTCAGCCTACCTGGTCACGTATGGTCTAATAAAAAATTTGTATGCTGATTTCTCCCAAATACATCCTTGCCATGAACTGGCAGTTTCAATATAAGCAGTGGAATAACCTATCCCTAAATATGAACATCCAGGCAAGTCAAATCGAAACACTTTAGATACTGTGTTTCGTTGGCCATTGCTGAAGCAATAGTTTGGGTAACAGGCACCTGTCAACATTTTGAAGGCTGACAGGTCAACATCTGTAGGGAATATAGGCTGGtaataaggaaatgaaacaaacaaaaaaatacacttacaaaagtattttaaaaggaatccAGTCATCACTAGTGTGCAAGGATAATTCCTACCTCAGATAGTCTCTGCGACAAAGGATAAGATTAGCTTTAGTGTACAGGGTGGAGCCCACCTCTCCCAAACGACAGTCACAGCAGGCACACTTCAGGCAGTCTTCATGCCAGTATTTGTCCAGTGCCTTTAGAAGATACCGATCCTTGATCTTTCGGTTGCAGCCAGCACAACCTTTCGGCTTGGTGTCTGGCTGGACTGAGagcatttgtatacctaaaggaagacaaaaacaaaaaagagagctGGGACTCCAAGAAAGATTGGAAAGATGTCAAAAGACCTCAAACAAGTTAAATGTGTAACACTGTCTTTTTCAAGGAGTGTTACACTTCCTTTTGGGGGGCTGTACTAAAATCAAACTAAATTTTGGAAACAGAAAGGCTCAAACTTTATAACGTccttatgaaataatttatgaagtcaCACATATAAAAGTGATAGAAGTAAGGAATTCATGTTGCACGTAGTAAGATGACCTTATATACGTGAAGTTAaacaacattaaataattttatagtgtCCCCATTTTCTACACAGAGTGGTTCCTTTAGGGATAAAGTGTGAGTAACTGGCtaagaatcttaaaagaaagCTTCTTAACAAACTAGTTCATGCACAGTCTCTAAGagtcaaaaatgaatttttttattgaaaaaaaattcacttaatATGTGCttgaagatggaaggaaaatatACCCTCATAGGATTACACTACCCTTCCTTAGCAGTACAGATGTTTATAGTTAGGTACACAGTACAGTCACGGAAAGCTCATCAATCCTTTATTACTTGTTAGCATCCAAATACTTCTGTCTGTGCTCTTGATATTTCAAAGTAttcattatgttaaaataaaatgtgtttatactCAAAAGCATTAGTTAGTGCCTCTGTTAATGGCAGAGATTACCTAACTATAGGCTACTACATGCTATTATATAAAACTAAAGTATAGGATCATGTAATTCATTACCATAAACGTGAacttattttatagaagaaaaagcaACAGAAGGCAAAGTCgaaatatctataaaattacaaatacataGTTAAATgtgttatacatatattatataatgctaTACTAGACATAGGGACATTGTCTatattttggagaaatatttcCGTCATTAATAAGGAGTCTAGCCGGGTGTTATAGGTTTTACAAGTTGACTGAAATTTTTTCAATGAAAGGATATTCGCCTTTGAGTTTCTCCTTTCCTAAGTGTCAAACATCCAGCTTTAAAAAAGCTGTACCAACTATTAAGAGCTTCATGTTTATCAAATAACTCATTTAAAGCACTAAAACACCATAGATATCATCAATTGcaaattccttcattttataaattatgatacaAAGGCCTAAGAGAGTTTTCTCAGCTAAGGAAATAGCTCAAAGCTGAAGAACAGTTAAACACTAGATGTGGTGCCTTCCTCACAGACCAGAGATCCCACTGCTATCTCACGCTTCCTCTCCTAGGCATAAAGTTTTAAACTTGGACATAGAAggatacaaaaaaacaaatacgCATGCACTAGAAAGTTTCAACAAAAGAAATGCCAAGCTATAACTTGAcgattttgtgtttattttcctacTCCAAAATAGTTACAGCTTCTTCAGTTTCCTCTGATGCTTTGCGAGGACTTCACCTCTATTACCTtcacaatcattttatttttttaatcacccCGACAAGAGACATCAGGCACCCTACCCTCACAGTTGAATAACTTTTCTAGCtacaaataatacataaatttaGTGATATTGTTATGAAGTTGAGCTTCCATTAAAAAGTAACTTGGCAATGGAGTAGGGAATGGCAAGGGAGAAAGCAGGGTAACTGTTCTTTCTGCATGATATGCATAGCTGTGGTCTACCGAGCAGCAAGCTAAGCAGCTGGGTTTGTATGGAAGAGCAGGTGGTATTCCTACAGcctgctttctgttttctgtctttgaagGAGCTAAGGGTCTAGTGTAGATTAATCATAACTCTTGATAGCTCTGCTAAATCTCACTCTCTAGAACTTCTAACAAATGAAGTTTCTTTGATCAAAACTAGTTACTGTCTTCGAGCAAGGTTCCACAAGGAATGAATCCCATTAATTATAGTCCAGATCACACTCTAGTGCCTCTTAACCATATacttggagggagagggaaatttTGATTTACTAAATGACATTCtggatttcattatttaaaacatcTAGAGGTATATTAAAAGTGGCTATTCTAATTATCTAATTTataaggcatatatatatatatatacacacacacacacacatatcacaaagctgaattttttttttggtaaaaatccTTCTTAGTTGTAGCCAAGCTGTATTTCCCTGAGTGGTGTTACTACCATCAAGCATGGAAGGTCAGCTATCTTTATTCAAAATGCTTTGCAACTAAGACAGGGAATACCAACATTTGGCACAAGCGACACTGCCCTGCTTGTCTTCACGAATGTTTTTGTTgtgttgacattttaatttagCACTCAGAGGCCAATTAATATTTGAAACTCTTACATTCTGTTTGGCCTTGGGCGTAAAAGGAGTTTGATATCATATACTCTATCCGGATGCCTTCTTTTAGAGAACACCATCTCATTTCTCTTGCAAAGGAAATCTTTTCAATACGATGCAACTTTACCAGTTGTAGAAAAAGAACTGTTTTGTAGTCACCACTTTGCCATGAACCTAAAAGATATAAAGCAGTGAGCAGCCTCTCCCTCACTATCCAGAAGAGCACGTCTGGGTAGAGTTATGTGTGTGGAGCTGAGAAACATTTCACAAGTTGCTCATAGCACATCAGGACTCATAACTAGTTTTAGATTGGCATGTAAATTGTTCTGAGGGAAATTCTTATTGCCTCTGAGACCCTGCCATTCTGAGTTATTTGACAGTTTAAGggaaatcataattaaaaaaagacataaataatagCCTGTGCAGTGTGGTGTGCAGAAATAAGTAGAACCATTTCATTTAAACTCTGGTGAGCTTTTAATTGCCTGGATTGCATTGTGAGGCGGCCTAACGGTTGATTGCCTCCATTATGTTCCCTTGTTCTGTGCCATTCATCCGCGCAGTCTCAGCTTCAGTAGTTAACACAACAAAGTAACCACAACTCCACAACACACaggggtttaaaaaaataatcataataaaagaTTTGCAGCACTTAGACacagtcttttatatttttggactAACTACACATAgtgaatggaaaacattttgtccCGGTCGGATGATTCACAGAGAACAATTTGGGAGAAGGAATTGGAAGTGGGAATACATAAAGGGGGTTGGCAGAGATGAGGTGCCTCAGGAAGATGCTAAAATGGGAATGCAGGTTATGCAGCTGGTAGCAGTGACACAGATTAAAAGAATTTGGCCAACATGGTCATTCGATTGCCAAGAGGTACCAAACAAaagattttctctcttcctgcccaTCTTCatcctctcccagcccccagcccggATTGGAGAATTGGATTGGGCCTAAAAGCTTGTTTCTCTCTGTTCACTGGCCCAGAGCATCCCTACAGGCTGCAGCCCCTAAGGGACAACAATGCAAATAGATGTCCCCAGATCTCAGGCGCTGGAGCTGCTTAACTCTGTTCTGCCCCTTCAACTCCCAACCCCCACATTACCCCgccatccacccccaccccctcccctttttgAGCAATGGAGCTGGGAACCAATTTGATTCCCTTTTTCTCCAATGCAGCTGCAAGGCTCAGAGATACTGACATTTTTCCACTCTTATCAGTTTAATTACAGTTACCATGGCAGCAAAGTGCTAGTGCTTGGCAAAGGCCAACAAGAGATTTGCAAGACTGAGTTCAATTTTGATGCAGctcacatgcaaaataaaaaaaaaaataagaaacatacaTACACTCTAACAAAGAATCCCTTGCGGAGTTACGCTCCAGCCTTTTGTGGTTGTGTCTTTGCAGCCACACAGGGATGATTTGCAAAGAATGTAGCAGTGTTTGTTGCACCTAGCAAGATTAATTGGTTTAAGCAGCAGTCTTTCAAAGCAGTTACAACAATAATATTTTGATCTTTTAGAAAGACACAAAAGCAGCGGAAGAGCAGGGAGGCTTTTGAGCAGCCAAGAGTGCCGAGCGCCGGCAAAGTGCATCTATGATAGATTGTAACCTTACcaaaacttttctcctttttctgcaTGAGTTGACTTAGGCGTGCCTGAGTTGCAGCGGCTTCGCATTGAGCACCAAGCCCAAAGGTAGACGTGGAAGGGGGTCTCCTTGATGTAGCTCAAGTGTGGACCTGGTGCGCAGGCTATACCGCGGAGGACCGACTATTGTGAAGGCACTTTGGGAGCGGGTTGGAGTGgcggcagggggtgggggaagggatgagGGCGGCCAGAGGAGACACGGCGCACATACAGAGCCCCTCGCAGTGTGGCAGTGTGCAAAATGATGGCGAATGACAAAGCCACATGCTTCCCTAACTCTGCCCGTAATCCTGAAATCCCAGCGGCCCCTTTTTGCTTCGTGGTAACAAATGGATTTGATTAAACTGTCACATGCAGCGTTAGCATAGCATATCATGTTCAATATGAAAAAGATCATAAATCTGAGTTGTATTTCATAACAGCTATGTGGGTAGCCTTCGTAAGAATGTGCTGCATCAGTTTGAATTTCAGCCTATTAGGACATAGGCACCTTGTTCCACGCAACCTCTCTTCTGGGCACTTCTCCCCAaccagcccctcctccccaaacAGTCACTTTTCCGTCTCGATGGAACCACATTTTGTTACGGCATtgtggggagaggcagaagtGTCACCAAGAACCAAAAGATTGTTAATTTCAACTCTTGGGTGTGGGGGTAACATGAATTCCAGCAAGTAAGGagaaggggggggggggtccgGAACCCACCTAGGACCGAATTCCCTTCCTATGGGCCTGGCCAGAGCGGACATATCCTAATTCCAAACTCTCCCTGCCCTTCTGTCCCCGGGAGTCAGGGGTGTGGAAATGCTGCAGTTCATCGTGAACTTTGACTATTATCCACTCGAGTCGTAGTTGAGACGTTCCGCGCCGCAGCcgctctccctccttccatccacATCATCCGCCTGCATCTATTTCATGTctcatcataaaaataatgaagccTCACATGATTTAAACAAAACCGTCTCAGCAGAGCTGCAGCCCGAGCGAAAGTTGCAGTGCGGAGCTGGGCTGCAGCTCCAGTTTATGCCTCATTAGGAggcttggggaagaaaaaaaaaaaatacccacatccacacacgcacgcgcgcaccCGCAGACACACACACTACAAATAAGCCGACGCGTGTATACACAGTTGCTGCACTTACCTTCTCAATTAAGCGATACAGGGGGAGGCCGTTCAGAAAGCACAGTGGCTGCTTTGTAGCTCTTCTCCTTGGGAAAGGTCAAAAAGAAgcattgtttgaaaaaaaaaaaaagagggggagggaatctctatttttttaagtttaaaataatgaggTCCTCAAGGATCCGCCAAGTAATGGTGTTGACCGCATCTGAGCCACAGGTGTCCTCCTTTTAGGCAACTGCAGTCCGAGGCTGTCTCTCGCCGTCCTGGCGTCCTGGCTCAAGACAACTTACCCCAGCAGCACGCGAGGAGCCGAGCTGAAGGAAGCCCCGGCTCTCAGCTGCAAAATGCAATCCCTTCCCAGCCAGACATAATACAGCCAAAGAAAAGGTCACTCAGTTATTACTGAGCCGGCGGAGCCCAGGCAGCGCTTGTCAAGACCACAGAGAAGCAGCTCCCTTCCGATTTAAGACTATTTACCTCtcgcccccaccccttccctcttctctcctgtgcttctctccctccctctctcgcTGGCTCCCTCGCTCGCTGGCTCGCTCTCGTGTGCCTGTTCTGCAGCTCAGTCAAGTACAGTCGCCCTCGGAAAGTGCAAAGCAGCCGCCAGACAGATCGAGCTTTGTTGCTAATTTCCCAGGGTGAAAATTTACAAGCCTGCGAGTGCAGTCAGCACAACCACATGCATATGCTACTCACAAACGCTGGGGACGACCCCGCGCACACAAAAAAGTGACCTCTGCAGGAGTCGACTCAGGAAGGACCCTACCTCCTGGACCCGTCAAAAGAAGTCCTGCGAAAGAGCTCCGGACCAAAAGAGTAGGTTTCCTAAAATAAACCGGGCATTATGGAATAGGTGGCCACATTTAAAGCCAACTGTCTGCCAAAGCCATTTCTAAAGCTGCcaattatggaaattaaaaataaaagcaagggaACCAAACTGCTACCAGAACACACTGGAACAGCACACAACCCTCCCCTTTCAGAAGTGTCTGGGGGATGGCTACAGTTGCCCGGTCTCCGACATCCATTAATGAACTCTCGAAAGTCGCTGCTCCGCAGGGCAGGTCTGTCATATAAGCAGGGTCCAGCGGATGACACACTCTCCTTCCTTACGCCAATGGCCCAGGAACCAAACTGAGAACTCGTTTCCCACTGACCAACACTCAACgccccccaaccccatcccacTGAAACACTTCCTGAAATGAACTGAATttcttacaatttaaaatttacatgccAGAATGAAAAACACCCAAGAACATCCATAAACATGTTTTCATGACTAACTTGGTCAGAGAGTCATGAGTGTCTTCACCATTACTGCGTTCTTCACAGTCTTCTTTAAGAGGccttgacagatttttttttcccttgaaatagGTTCCACTTCTCCaatcttttctcctctttacTTTACATCTGTAAAGGCCACTGTCAGCTTTAacgtattttattatttttctaagttttcaaacTTCAAAGTAATCCTTTCTTTTTGGGCAGCTATCATAGATAGCATCCTCACCAGATTTTCTAAAGCTCTGTCAAAGGTCGAGCTTAAAAATAGTCCAAATTTGAATGAGACTGGCGGAAATGTTTTACTGGCCAAGAAAGATTCAGTTGTTGAActccaaaaaactttttttcttctcatcacCAACCATCAGTTTTAACCTAGTCctagttaaaaaaggaaaaaaagacaaagcaccCCCTCCTCTATGAATATTTAGGCTAAATTAGGCTTCTCTTCTATAGAGTA contains:
- the LMO3 gene encoding LIM domain only protein 3 isoform X2; translation: MQKKEKSFGIQMLSVQPDTKPKGCAGCNRKIKDRYLLKALDKYWHEDCLKCACCDCRLGEVGSTLYTKANLILCRRDYLRLFGVTGNCAACSKLIPAFEMVMRAKDNVYHLDCFACQLCNQRFCVGDKFFLKNNMILCQTDYEEGLMKEGYAPQVR